Proteins encoded together in one Impatiens glandulifera chromosome 1, dImpGla2.1, whole genome shotgun sequence window:
- the LOC124928398 gene encoding uncharacterized protein LOC124928398 → MAKDSKAKMGFQNSADSKKNCKVVIDSLDAENRLVAHVKVDTQENGVLEGKGLRDVGVEATPLKIKKSRKKRAASDMGALTTENLEDNGHGTEVDGSQIKDDLKEPTMGEKLASLNILDKSIDKSEEEKDSNNQTKPPSANSMHILVRQALQADDRALLLNCLNIQDERVCFCYSFSFLFEPPVG, encoded by the exons ATGGCTAAGGATAGCAAAGCTAAGATGGGCTTTCAGAATAGTGCAGATTCTAAGAAAAATTGCAAAGTGGTTATTGATTCTTTAGATGCAGAAAATCGGCTTGTTGCCCACGTAAAAGTTGATACCCAGGAAAATGGTGTTCTTGAAGGAAAAG GTCTCCGTGATGTGGGTGTAGAAGCAACACCATTGAAGATTAAGAAATCGAGGAAGAAGCGGGCTGCATCTGATATGGGTGCCTTGACTACAGAAAACTTGGAAGATAATG GTCATGGGACAGAAGTAGATGGAAGCCAAATCAAAGATGATTTGAAGGAGCCAACCATGGGCGAGAAACTTGCAAGCTTAAATATACTAGATAAGTCTATTGATAAAAGTGAAGAGGAAAAAGATTCTAATAATCAAACAAAGCCACCTAGTGCGAATTCTATGCACATCCTAGTTAGACAAGCGCTGCAAGCTGATGATCGAGCACTTCTCTTGAATTGCTTGAATATTCAAGACGAGAGGGTTTGTTTCTGTTATTCCTTTTCATTTCTCTTTGAGCCTCCAGTTGGATAA
- the LOC124921463 gene encoding WD repeat-containing protein 43-like — MAKDSKAKMGFQNSADSKKNCKVVIDSLDAENRLVAHVKVDTQENGVLEGKGLHDVGVEATPLKIKKSRKKRAASDMDALTTENLEDNGHGTEVDGSQIKDDLKEPTMGEKLASLNILDKSIDKSEEEKDSNNQTKPPSANSMHILVRQALQADDRALLLNCLNIQDERVIANSVSLLNPSDVMKLLDALISVIHLRGAGLARALPWLKSLLLQHASGIASQQSSLFTLNSLYQLIEARVSNFESAVELSSSLDFHFAETVEEGLENDEAVTPVIFEDRDDSDEEEEDSDDAMETEDAASQGNEAEDFSSDDDDDDDDIMGL; from the exons ATGGCTAAGGATAGCAAAGCTAAGATGGGCTTTCAGAATAGTGCAGATTCTAAGAAAAATTGCAAAGTGGTTATTGATTCTTTAGATGCAGAAAATCGGCTTGTTGCCCATGTAAAAGTTGATACCCAGGAAAATGGTGTTCTTGAAGGAAAAG GTCTCCATGATGTGGGTGTAGAAGCAACACCATTGAAGATTAAGAAATCGAGGAAGAAGCGGGCTGCATCTGATATGGATGCCTTGACTACAGAAAACTTGGAAGATAATG GTCATGGGACAGAAGTAGATGGAAGCCAAATCAAAGATGATTTGAAGGAGCCAACCATGGGCGAGAAACTTGCAAGCTTAAATATACTAGATAAGTCTATTGATAAAAGTGAAGAGGAAAAAGATTCTAATAATCAAACAAAGCCACCTAGTGCGAATTCTATGCACATCCTAGTTAGACAAGCGCTGCAAGCTGATGATCGAGCACTTCTCTTGAATTGCTTGAATATTCAAGACGAGAGG GTCATTGCAAATTCTGTTTCTCTTTTAAACCCTTCTGATGTCATGAAGCTTCTTGACGCTCTCATATCAGTTATCCATCTGAG AGGTGCAGGACTTGCCCGTGCCCTTCCATGGCTTAAAAGTCTACTTCTGCAACATGCAAGCGGGATTGCATCTCAGCAGTCTTCTCTCTTCACCCTCAACTCCTTGTATCAG CTGATAGAAGCCAGAGTTTCAAATTTCGAATCAGCAGTTGAACTGTCTAGTTCATTGGACTTTCATTTTGCAGAG ACTGTTGAAGAAGGTTTGGAGAATGATGAGGCAGTCACACCAGTCATTTTTGAGGATAGAGACGACagtgatgaggaagaagaagactcAGATGATGCCATGGAAACTGAAGATGCTGCAAGCCAAGGAAACGAGGCAGAAGATTTCAGTAGtgatgatgacgacgacgaTGATGACATCATGGGCTTATAG
- the LOC124928414 gene encoding probable basic-leucine zipper transcription factor E, with protein MSSQRDNNAQTDQLLGNSQGQAMRSNAELMTQNTEESEQQSTSYLQKTGESMKNIAAGAAIVAQDAVAGAVNLAQGAAATVKNTLGVNSSENENNNNTTNSNNNANSAPPTSNINNLKSKPLTRL; from the exons ATGTCATCCCAAAGAGATAACAATGCCCAGACTGATCAACTCTTGGGCAATAGCCAAGGCCAG GCGATGAGATCTAATGCGGAGTTGATGACCCAAAACACTGAAGAGTCTGAACAGCAATCCACCAGTTACCTTCAAAAG ACTGGGGAAAGCATGAAGAACATTGCTGCTGGAGCTGCGATTGTGGCTCAAGATGCGGTTGCAGGTGCAGTAAACCTGGCTCAAGGCGCAGCAGCAACTGTCAAGAACACTCTTGGCGTTAACTCTTCTGAAAACGAAAACAATAACAACACAACTAATTCCAATAATAATGCTAATTCTGCTCCTCCAACCTCCAACATTAACAATCTCAAATCCAAACCTTTAACAAGGTTGTGA